A stretch of the Spirochaetota bacterium genome encodes the following:
- a CDS encoding GAF domain-containing protein yields the protein MEKNIERKEKMYQRLIKQISEHIYKTEDIISKMSTIISILHNKIPYYFWTGFYFLKNDKLIVGPYQGSLACLILPKPKGVCWKAVINNESIIVPDVHKFEDHIACDARSNSEIVIPLHNSNDYIYGVFDIDSKNYDAFDSIDKKYLEEICNSFLKLPDKFITTSYNL from the coding sequence ATGGAAAAAAACATTGAAAGAAAAGAGAAGATGTATCAAAGACTTATTAAACAAATTTCAGAACATATATATAAAACTGAAGATATTATCTCAAAAATGAGCACCATAATATCCATTTTACATAACAAAATTCCTTATTATTTTTGGACAGGATTTTATTTCTTAAAAAACGATAAATTAATTGTTGGACCTTATCAGGGAAGCTTAGCTTGCTTAATTCTTCCAAAACCAAAAGGTGTTTGCTGGAAGGCTGTTATTAACAATGAATCTATAATTGTTCCAGATGTACATAAATTTGAAGACCATATAGCTTGTGATGCAAGATCCAATTCTGAAATAGTTATACCTTTGCATAATAGTAATGATTATATATACGGTGTTTTTGATATCGATTCGAAAAATTATGATGCATTTGATAGTATTGATAAAAAATATTTAGAAGAAATATGTAATAGTTTTTTAAAATTACCAGATAAATTTATCACTACAAGTTATAATTTATAA
- a CDS encoding YjgN family protein: MGKIRLNFYGKGENLLWINLVNFFLILITLGLNIPWAICRYNRWYYRNLSINDKRFKFVGKGSELFPLYFVVSLLSIITLGIYIPFGYCKIMKWLASKVEIIDSDEAENFDI, translated from the coding sequence ATGGGTAAGATAAGATTAAATTTTTATGGTAAAGGGGAAAATCTTTTATGGATAAATTTAGTTAATTTTTTTCTTATTTTAATAACTCTTGGATTGAATATTCCATGGGCAATTTGTAGATATAATAGATGGTATTATAGAAACTTATCAATAAATGATAAAAGATTTAAGTTTGTAGGAAAAGGAAGTGAGTTATTCCCATTATATTTTGTTGTGTCCCTTCTTTCAATAATAACTTTAGGTATTTATATCCCATTTGGATATTGTAAAATAATGAAGTGGTTAGCATCAAAAGTCGAAATAATAGATTCAGATGAAGCTGAAAATTTTGATATTTAG
- a CDS encoding PilZ domain-containing protein, with translation MIEFFTLKPANELEIILFIISLISIPIFLFIGIRFIRKLIYPIGEEKIALLKERCLNRGLTLDEANLFLEILKKEKIENYNSYLENFELLKDLIIKYIYYYSSKKMEKNEIIAIKNKLYRILNSSANIYKKRKIFNTYSLKEGTKLKIQFKSKFFDSKVILCNNDYLIIERVNLIEDSSLENFEHLKITIYFYEPDDAGYSFETTIIKDIKSKKINALIVEHSDNLRRHQKRRFIRKTCSIPCELQPIKIELIEKKAKQIILNKIFNGTIINISINGAEIEIKEKNIVEIFESISRVYIKFKIENEIIKLIGEIVSKEENFLHIKIVKIFEEKDYLINDFIYLI, from the coding sequence ATGATTGAATTCTTTACATTAAAACCTGCAAATGAATTAGAAATTATACTCTTTATAATATCTTTAATATCAATACCTATATTTTTATTTATTGGAATAAGATTTATCAGAAAATTAATATATCCAATTGGAGAAGAAAAAATTGCTTTACTTAAAGAGAGGTGTTTAAATAGAGGATTAACTTTAGATGAAGCAAACTTATTTTTAGAGATATTAAAAAAAGAGAAAATTGAAAATTATAATTCTTATCTTGAAAACTTTGAACTTCTAAAAGATTTAATAATTAAATACATTTACTATTATTCTTCAAAAAAAATGGAAAAAAATGAAATTATAGCTATAAAAAATAAGCTTTATAGAATATTGAATTCTTCTGCAAATATTTATAAAAAAAGAAAAATCTTTAATACATACTCACTTAAAGAAGGAACTAAATTAAAAATTCAATTTAAAAGTAAATTCTTTGATTCAAAAGTCATTTTATGCAACAATGATTACTTAATAATAGAAAGGGTTAATTTAATTGAAGATTCATCTTTGGAAAATTTTGAGCATTTAAAAATAACAATATATTTTTATGAACCTGATGATGCTGGGTATTCTTTCGAAACAACCATCATAAAAGATATTAAATCCAAAAAAATCAATGCCCTAATTGTAGAACACTCAGATAACTTAAGAAGACATCAAAAAAGAAGATTTATTAGAAAAACTTGCTCTATCCCATGTGAACTACAACCAATTAAAATAGAATTAATTGAAAAAAAAGCAAAGCAGATAATCTTAAACAAAATATTTAATGGAACAATAATAAATATATCTATAAATGGAGCAGAAATAGAAATAAAAGAAAAAAATATTGTGGAGATTTTTGAAAGCATTAGTAGAGTTTATATAAAGTTTAAAATTGAAAATGAAATTATTAAATTAATAGGAGAAATTGTTTCTAAAGAAGAAAATTTTCTTCATATAAAAATAGTAAAAATATTTGAAGAAAAAGATTATTTAATAAATGATTTTATATATTTAATATAA
- a CDS encoding 23S rRNA (pseudouridine(1915)-N(3))-methyltransferase RlmH has product MKKIFVLTIGKTHFNEIDSICNIFKKRIESFYKINEIYIKESNEKNLEKDILEKLESINKTKIRIGDFNKLDNLLCFSEEGNSLTSQEFSNLIIDNMLCDFDHIIFMIGNRDGIPSNIKKISKYIISFSKLTFGHQIFKIMVYEQIYRSICLKKNIKYAY; this is encoded by the coding sequence ATGAAAAAAATATTTGTTTTAACAATAGGGAAAACACATTTTAATGAGATAGATAGTATTTGTAATATATTTAAAAAAAGAATTGAGAGTTTTTATAAAATAAATGAAATATATATTAAAGAGAGTAATGAGAAAAATTTAGAAAAAGATATTTTAGAAAAGCTAGAATCAATAAATAAGACTAAAATTAGAATAGGAGATTTTAATAAATTAGATAATTTACTTTGTTTTTCTGAAGAAGGGAATTCTCTTACTTCGCAAGAGTTTTCAAATTTAATAATTGATAATATGCTTTGTGACTTTGATCATATAATATTTATGATTGGAAATAGGGATGGAATTCCTTCAAATATTAAAAAAATTTCAAAATATATAATTTCATTTTCCAAATTAACATTTGGTCATCAAATATTTAAAATTATGGTCTATGAACAGATTTATAGAAGTATATGTTTAAAAAAAAATATAAAATATGCTTACTAA
- a CDS encoding D-glycerate dehydrogenase, with product MEKLKIIIFGDLFEDICLKLEKYYDIMFDKKNKIDNKKNFIEKIKDADGIIVLLNFKIDEEIIDQSKKLKIIGNYAVGYNNIDIKKATEKKIIVLNTPDVLTEATAETALTLTFMVAKRAKEALKDIENDAVKNWGPKYLLGKDIHGKIVGIIGAGRIGGSYAMKMKALGCKVFYYNRHTNPELEFNGIYKKDLNELLKISDIISIHTPLTEETMNMINEERINLMKDDAILINTSRGEVIDEEALIRALERGKFFGVGLDVFHNEPKLDDRLKKFNNVVVFPHIGSATIETRRRMNELLVESFLLFYERKYDQIKNIVNKNVLDYL from the coding sequence ATGGAAAAATTGAAAATTATTATATTTGGTGATCTTTTTGAAGATATCTGTTTAAAATTAGAAAAATATTATGATATTATGTTTGATAAGAAAAATAAAATTGATAATAAAAAAAATTTTATTGAAAAGATTAAAGATGCTGATGGTATAATTGTTTTATTGAATTTTAAGATTGATGAAGAAATAATTGATCAATCAAAAAAACTAAAAATTATAGGTAATTATGCAGTAGGTTACAATAATATAGATATAAAAAAAGCAACAGAAAAGAAAATAATTGTTTTAAATACACCTGATGTTTTGACTGAAGCTACTGCAGAAACAGCATTAACTTTAACTTTTATGGTTGCTAAAAGAGCAAAGGAAGCTTTAAAGGATATTGAAAATGATGCTGTAAAAAATTGGGGTCCAAAATATCTTTTAGGAAAAGATATTCATGGGAAAATAGTTGGTATAATTGGGGCTGGTAGAATAGGGGGAAGTTATGCAATGAAAATGAAAGCTCTAGGTTGTAAAGTTTTTTATTATAATAGACATACAAACCCGGAACTTGAATTTAATGGTATATACAAAAAAGATTTAAATGAATTATTAAAAATTTCTGATATAATTTCTATTCACACACCATTGACAGAAGAAACAATGAATATGATAAATGAAGAGAGAATAAATCTTATGAAAGATGATGCTATTTTGATTAATACCTCAAGAGGAGAAGTTATTGATGAAGAAGCTTTAATAAGAGCTCTTGAAAGAGGTAAATTTTTTGGAGTTGGGCTTGATGTTTTTCATAATGAACCTAAGCTTGATGATAGGCTAAAAAAATTCAATAATGTTGTAGTATTTCCCCATATTGGGTCTGCTACTATTGAGACAAGAAGAAGAATGAATGAGTTACTAGTAGAATCTTTTTTACTATTTTATGAAAGAAAATATGATCAAATAAAAAATATTGTTAATAAAAATGTTCTTGATTATCTATAA